A single Watersipora subatra chromosome 7, tzWatSuba1.1, whole genome shotgun sequence DNA region contains:
- the LOC137400435 gene encoding octapeptide-repeat protein T2-like — translation MERGEKGERRRRGREGKRGERERGEEREGRREREGGKGREKRDRGEKGERREKEERGEKRERGEKGEIGEKGEGKEKREGGEKERGEKGERGEKGERGEKGKRGKRGDGNRREKEERREKREKEEKREEGERREKGKREEKGETGKKKEIKGDGEEEGEIEGEIEGEKGEIEEKGEIWRKERRDRG, via the coding sequence ATGGAGAGAGGGGAGAAGGGGGAGAGAAggagaagagggagagagggaaaaaggggagagagggaaagaggagaggagagagaggggagaagggagagagaaggcggaaaagggagagagaaaagGGATAGAGGAGAGAAGGGGGAGAGACGGGAGAAGgaggagagaggagagaagagggaaagaggggaGAAGGGAGAGATAGGAGAGAAGGGAGAAGGGAAAGAGAAAAGAGAagggggagagaaggagagaggggagaagggggaaagaggggagaagggggagagaggggagaaggGAAAAAGAGGAAAGAGAGGGGATGGGAATAGAAGGGAGAAGGAGGAGAGACGAGAGAAGAGGGAGAAGGAGGAGAAAAGGGAGGAGGGggagagaagggagaaagggAAAAGAGAAGAGAAGGGGGAGACGGGGAAGAAGAAGGAGATAAAGGGGGATGGGGAAGAGGAGGGAGAGATAGAAGGGGAGATAGAGGGGGAGAAGGGGGAGATAGAGGAAAAGGGAGAGATATGGAGGAAAGAGAGGCGTGACAGGGGGTGA